A window from Anser cygnoides isolate HZ-2024a breed goose chromosome 1, Taihu_goose_T2T_genome, whole genome shotgun sequence encodes these proteins:
- the KCNJ8 gene encoding ATP-sensitive inward rectifier potassium channel 8 has translation MLARKSIIPEEYVLARIAAENLRKPRIRDRPRKARFIAKNGACNLAHKNIREQGRFLQDIFTTLVDLKWRHTLVIFTMSFLCSWLLFAMMWWLVAFAHGDMDPSTEGTTNSTKWTPCVTCVRSFTSAFLFSIEVQVTIGFGGRMMTEECPLAITVLILQNIVGLIINAVMLGCIFMKTAQAHRRAETLIFSRQAVIAVRNGKLCFMFRVGDLRKSMIISASVRIQVVRKTTTPEGEVIPIHQVDIPVDNPIESNNIFLVAPLIICHVIDKRSPLYDISAADLALQDLELIVILEGVVETTGITTQARTSYIAEEILWGHRFVPIVTEEEGVYAVDYSKFGNTVKVAAPRCSARELDEKPSILIQTLQKSELSHQNSLRKRNSMRRNNSIRRSNSMRRTNPSLIVPKVQFITPEGSQSASET, from the exons ATGCTGGCTCGGAAGAGTATTATCCCTGAAGAATATGTGCTGGCACGGATCGCTGCTGAGAACCTGCGCAAGCCCCGCATCCGAGACCGGCCGCGCAAAGCCCGCTTCATCGCCAAGAATGGGGCATGCAACCTGGCGCACAAGAACATCCGCGAGCAGGGGCGATTCTTGCAAGACATTTTCACCACCTTGGTGGACCTGAAGTGGCGTCACACACTGGTCATCTTTAccatgtccttcctgtgcaGCTGGTTGCTCTTCGCCATGATGTGGTGGCTGGTGGCTTTCGCCCATGGCGACATGGACCCAAGCACAGAGGGCACCACAAACAGCACAAAGTGGACACCTTGCGTGACGTGTGTCAG GTCTTTcacctctgctttcctcttctccattGAAGTTCAGGTGACCATTGGTTTTGGCGGCAGGATGATGACAGAGGAATGTCCCTTGGCCATCACAGTCTTGATCCTACAGAACATTGTGGGTCTGATCATCAATGCTGTCATGCTGGGCTGCATATTCATGAAAACTGCACAAGCTCACAGGCGGGCAGAGACTTTGATTTTCAGCAGGCAGGCAGTCATTGCAGTTCGAAATGGCAAACTTTGCTTCATGTTTCGAGTAGGAGACCTGAGGAAGAGCATGATCATCAGTGCCTCAGTGAGAATCCAGGTTGTGAGGAAGACTACGACCCCTGAAGGAGAAGTCATACCCATTCACCAAGTAGATATCCCTGTGGATAACCCCATTGAAAGTAACAATATTTTCCTGGTGGCTCCCTTAATCATTTGTCACGTCATAGACAAGCGGAGTCCTCTTTATGATATCTCTGCTGCTGACCTGGCACTCCAGGATCTGGAGCTCATAGTGATACTTGAAGGCGTTGTAGAAACGACTGGCATCACAACGCAGGCAAGAACCTCGTACATAGCAGAGGAGATACTGTGGGGTCACCGCTTCGTGCCCATCGTCACTGAAGAGGAAGGTGTATATGCTGTTGACTACTCCAAATTCGGCAACACCGTCAAAGTGGCAGCACCACGTTGCAGCGCTCGAGAACTTGACGAGAAGCCATCAATTCTCATTCAGACCCTGCAGAAAAGTGAGCTGTCCCACCAAAACTCCCTACGGAAACGCAACTCCATGAGAAGAAACAACTCCATACGGAGGAGCAACTCCATGCGGAGAACCAATCCCTCTCTCATTGTGCCCAAAGTGCAGTTCATCACACCCGAGGGGAGCCAGAGTGCCTCAGAAACGTGA